In Salinarimonas sp., a genomic segment contains:
- a CDS encoding extensin family protein, translating into MSRRVSTCLLASSLVLALSGCGWFEFEEREEWRAQAEAACMAREDVRPTAYMSQRPRLDGPGVCGIDKPFEITALLDGQVRLKREATLGCPVTAATESWLAETVQPAAYLYFGSPVVELDSGSYACRTRNSQRGARLSEHAFGNAVDVMSFTLADGRRITVAQGWRGEPAERDFLREVFVGACGTFTTVLGPGSDAFHYDHFHLDLARHDARGERSVCRPRIDFDPRLDDPRPLIGAAPQPGLPALPTLPTTSLRPVPTTGALPLGFAPPAPVGGVY; encoded by the coding sequence ATGTCGCGTCGCGTATCGACATGCCTCCTCGCCTCCTCCCTCGTCCTCGCGCTCTCGGGCTGCGGGTGGTTCGAGTTCGAGGAGCGCGAGGAATGGCGCGCCCAGGCGGAAGCCGCCTGCATGGCGCGCGAGGACGTGCGCCCGACGGCCTACATGTCCCAGCGCCCCCGGCTCGACGGCCCCGGCGTCTGCGGCATCGACAAGCCCTTCGAGATCACGGCGCTGCTCGACGGCCAGGTGCGGCTGAAGCGCGAGGCGACGCTCGGCTGCCCGGTGACGGCGGCGACGGAGAGCTGGCTCGCCGAGACGGTCCAGCCGGCCGCGTATCTCTATTTCGGGTCGCCGGTGGTGGAGCTCGATTCCGGCTCCTACGCCTGTCGAACCCGCAATTCCCAGCGCGGCGCCCGCCTCTCGGAGCACGCCTTCGGCAATGCGGTCGACGTGATGTCCTTCACCCTCGCCGACGGGCGGCGTATCACGGTCGCGCAGGGCTGGCGCGGCGAGCCGGCGGAGCGCGATTTCCTGCGCGAGGTCTTCGTCGGCGCCTGCGGCACGTTCACCACCGTGCTCGGCCCGGGCTCTGACGCGTTCCACTACGACCACTTCCACCTCGATCTCGCCCGTCACGACGCGCGCGGCGAGCGCAGCGTCTGCCGGCCGCGGATCGATTTCGATCCCCGCCTCGACGATCCGCGCCCCTTGATCGGGGCCGCGCCGCAACCGGGGCTGCCGGCATTGCCGACGCTACCGACAACGTCCTTGCGCCCCGTACCGACGACAGGCGCGCTGCCTCTGGGCTTCGCGCCGCCGGCGCCCGTGGGCGGGGTCTACTGA
- a CDS encoding DNA-packaging protein produces MRIWAPERHLGWLISLRERLSACTNDSQREAIWSGYSARLRRYLEGTRRAPAWALSAREDQLPPVAARDGSDWTIWLVLGGRGAGKTRTGAEWVRGMVMGAPWLTRRKVGKIALVGETFADVRDVMIDGPSGLLAIHPKRERPVWTATRRRLEWPSTGAVALAFSAEDPEALRGPQFEAAWADELGKWRYADATWDQLQFGLRLGERPREVVTTTPRTIPLVKRLVTDPRVALTRASTEANRANLAPSFLQAVVDRYAGTRLGRQELDGELIEDRADALWTRDQIEAAREDHAPPLRRIAVAIDPPATSRKGADACGIVAAGIDAAGVCHVLADESGEGMRPQVWASKATMLYRRLEADALVVEVNQGGEMAAAVIREVDPGCAVVSVRATRGKHLRAEPVAVLYAQGRVKHAGAFPALEDEMADFGPEGLSGGRSPDRLDALVWAITHLALGPKPASPRLRIV; encoded by the coding sequence ATGCGGATCTGGGCGCCGGAGCGGCACCTCGGCTGGCTGATCTCGTTGCGGGAGAGGTTGAGCGCCTGCACGAACGACAGCCAGCGGGAGGCGATCTGGAGCGGGTATAGCGCGCGGCTGCGCCGCTATCTCGAGGGCACGCGCCGCGCGCCGGCCTGGGCGCTTTCGGCGCGGGAAGACCAGCTGCCGCCGGTGGCGGCGCGGGACGGCTCGGACTGGACGATCTGGCTCGTGCTGGGCGGGCGCGGGGCGGGCAAGACCCGCACCGGCGCCGAATGGGTGCGCGGCATGGTGATGGGCGCGCCCTGGCTGACCCGGCGCAAGGTCGGCAAGATCGCCCTCGTGGGCGAGACCTTCGCCGACGTGCGCGACGTGATGATCGACGGCCCGTCCGGGCTGCTCGCGATCCACCCGAAGCGCGAGCGGCCGGTCTGGACCGCGACGCGCCGGCGCCTCGAATGGCCCTCCACCGGCGCGGTGGCGCTCGCCTTCTCCGCGGAGGATCCGGAGGCCCTGCGCGGGCCCCAGTTCGAGGCGGCCTGGGCGGACGAGCTCGGCAAGTGGCGCTATGCGGACGCGACCTGGGACCAGCTGCAGTTCGGCCTGCGGCTCGGCGAGCGCCCGCGCGAGGTGGTGACGACGACGCCGCGGACGATCCCCCTGGTGAAGCGGCTCGTGACCGACCCGCGCGTGGCGCTGACCCGGGCCTCCACCGAGGCGAACCGGGCGAACCTCGCGCCGTCCTTCCTGCAGGCGGTGGTGGACCGCTACGCCGGCACCCGGCTCGGCCGCCAGGAGCTCGACGGCGAGCTGATCGAGGACCGCGCCGACGCGCTCTGGACGCGCGACCAGATCGAGGCCGCGCGCGAGGATCACGCGCCGCCGCTGCGCCGCATCGCGGTCGCGATCGACCCGCCGGCGACCTCGCGCAAGGGTGCGGACGCCTGCGGGATCGTGGCGGCGGGGATCGACGCCGCGGGGGTGTGCCACGTGCTGGCGGACGAGAGCGGGGAGGGCATGCGCCCGCAGGTCTGGGCCTCCAAGGCGACGATGCTCTATCGGCGGCTCGAGGCGGACGCCCTCGTCGTCGAGGTGAACCAGGGCGGCGAGATGGCCGCCGCCGTGATCCGCGAGGTCGACCCGGGCTGCGCCGTCGTCTCGGTGCGCGCGACCCGGGGCAAGCACCTGCGCGCCGAGCCGGTGGCGGTGCTCTACGCCCAGGGCCGCGTGAAGCACGCCGGCGCCTTCCCGGCGCTCGAGGACGAGATGGCGGATTTCGGGCCGGAAGGATTGAGCGGGGGACGCTCGCCCGACCGGCTCGA
- a CDS encoding TetR/AcrR family transcriptional regulator: MSRVRERPVADATARRGYHHGNLREALVQATKQLLADKGPQGFTLADAARRAGVSPAAPYRHFADREALLAEVARRGFEAFTARLSRGADPAHALRGMGAAYLAFAREEPGYYVAMFSTNAPQGATETPEARRAFTMLVDGLAASLATRGLEVDDPRALALQVWGLSHGVATLAASGRLGGLCEDPEAVLERGVDALVAGAVKEAHPDGGAGR; this comes from the coding sequence ATGAGCCGGGTGCGCGAAAGGCCCGTCGCGGACGCGACGGCGCGGCGCGGCTATCACCACGGCAACCTGCGCGAGGCGCTGGTCCAGGCGACGAAGCAGCTCCTCGCCGACAAGGGCCCGCAGGGCTTCACGCTCGCCGACGCGGCCCGGCGCGCCGGCGTCAGCCCGGCCGCGCCCTACCGCCATTTCGCCGACCGCGAGGCGCTGCTCGCCGAGGTGGCGCGGCGCGGCTTCGAGGCGTTCACGGCGCGGCTGTCGCGCGGCGCCGACCCGGCGCACGCGCTCCGCGGCATGGGCGCGGCCTATCTCGCCTTCGCGCGCGAGGAGCCGGGCTACTACGTCGCCATGTTCTCGACCAATGCGCCGCAGGGCGCGACCGAAACGCCCGAGGCCCGCCGGGCCTTCACCATGCTGGTCGACGGCCTCGCCGCCTCGCTCGCGACACGGGGGCTCGAGGTCGACGATCCGCGGGCGCTGGCGCTTCAGGTCTGGGGGCTTTCGCACGGGGTCGCGACGCTGGCGGCGTCGGGCCGGCTCGGAGGCCTGTGCGAGGACCCGGAGGCGGTTCTCGAACGCGGCGTCGACGCGCTCGTCGCGGGAGCGGTGAAGGAAGCGCATCCCGACGGCGGGGCGGGGCGTTGA
- a CDS encoding DUF2852 domain-containing protein, with the protein MNASTFNPSDLLRRFKTWEIVAVVAGLVVWWPLGAAFLVWKLWKLKEEGAWDWPAFDRARFDFAGGGATGNAAFDAYKREQLARLEEERRKLEEEQREFARFLDELKRTRDRETFDRFMAERRKANGA; encoded by the coding sequence ATGAACGCGAGCACCTTCAACCCGTCGGACCTGTTGCGACGGTTCAAGACCTGGGAGATCGTCGCGGTGGTCGCCGGTCTCGTCGTCTGGTGGCCCCTCGGCGCCGCCTTCCTCGTCTGGAAGCTCTGGAAGCTGAAGGAGGAGGGCGCCTGGGACTGGCCGGCCTTCGACCGCGCCCGCTTCGACTTCGCCGGCGGCGGCGCGACGGGCAACGCGGCCTTCGACGCCTACAAGCGCGAGCAGCTCGCCCGCCTCGAGGAGGAGCGCCGCAAGCTCGAGGAGGAGCAGCGCGAATTCGCCCGCTTCCTCGACGAGCTCAAGCGCACCCGCGACCGCGAGACCTTCGACCGCTTCATGGCCGAGCGCCGCAAGGCTAACGGTGCGTGA
- a CDS encoding Crp/Fnr family transcriptional regulator, whose amino-acid sequence MRSVLRLHDDENRLLKALPEEDFALLKPHLQPAALLRGDVLFDAAEPIEHVYFPQSGVVSLVTLMRDGASVEAGTIGREGGVGLVTASGTRLAAARGVVQIPGRARRIEVARFRAALERSAALRDLVQRYTEALLTQVLQTVACNALHSVEQRFCRWLLTCRDRTGTDVIPLTQEAVAEMLGVQRTTVTAAAKALQAQGLIRYRRGLIECVDLPKLQATSCECYDVVRSRFEQLLPMTYRDPPSSSENQ is encoded by the coding sequence ATGCGCTCAGTTCTACGCTTGCACGACGACGAGAACCGGCTTCTCAAGGCGCTCCCAGAGGAGGATTTCGCGCTGTTGAAGCCGCACCTGCAACCGGCGGCGCTCCTGCGCGGCGACGTCCTCTTCGACGCGGCCGAGCCCATCGAGCACGTCTACTTCCCGCAGAGCGGCGTCGTCTCGCTCGTCACACTGATGCGCGACGGCGCCAGCGTCGAAGCCGGCACGATCGGTCGCGAGGGCGGCGTCGGTCTGGTCACCGCATCGGGCACGCGCCTCGCGGCGGCGCGCGGCGTCGTGCAGATCCCCGGCCGCGCCCGGCGCATCGAGGTCGCCCGCTTCCGCGCGGCGCTCGAGCGCAGCGCGGCTCTGCGCGATCTCGTTCAGCGCTACACCGAGGCGCTCCTGACGCAGGTTCTCCAGACCGTCGCCTGCAACGCGCTCCACTCCGTCGAGCAGCGCTTCTGCCGCTGGCTCCTGACCTGCCGCGACCGCACCGGCACGGACGTCATCCCGCTCACCCAGGAGGCCGTGGCCGAGATGCTCGGCGTCCAGCGCACCACCGTCACCGCCGCGGCGAAGGCGCTCCAGGCGCAGGGCCTGATCCGCTACAGGCGCGGGCTGATCGAGTGCGTGGATCTGCCCAAGCTGCAGGCCACCTCCTGCGAGTGCTACGACGTGGTGCGCAGCCGCTTCGAGCAGCTCCTGCCGATGACGTACCGCGATCCGCCCTCGAGCAGCGAGAATCAGTAG